One window of Athalia rosae chromosome 2, iyAthRosa1.1, whole genome shotgun sequence genomic DNA carries:
- the LOC105688356 gene encoding cytosolic purine 5'-nucleotidase isoform X4, with product MEHYNNGDSLSSLPTTPLNEGDNNSSKKWYRQATQRIFVNRSLHLENIKFYGFDMDYTLAEYKSPQYEQLGFNLLKDRLVSLGYPEEIKEFEYDPSFPVRGLWFDTLYGNLLKVDAYGNILVCVHGFEFLKHSQVYELYPNKFLQLDESRVYVLNTLFNLPETYLLACLIDFFTNSPQYTREKTGVKGGELTMSFKSIFQDVRNAVDWIHLQGDLKSKTIENLDEYVKKDERLPMFLTRIKESGAKVFLLTNSDYVFTDKIMTYLFDFPHSSRTEESHRNWKTYFDTIVVDARKPLFFGEGTILRQVDTRTGALKLGTHKGPLHLGEVYSGGSCDVFTELIGAKGKDVLYVGDHIFGDILKSKKIRGWRTFLIVPELVQELHVWTDKCQLFAELQSLDVMLGEMYKNLDSSTKEKPDISKLRASIRDVTHKMDLAYGMMGSLFRSGSRQTFFSSQVVRYADLYAATFLNLIYYPFSYMFRAPAMLMPHESTVAHEQRFVMETPMISRSRTFKLTEEEEDQAKPVNHGILDIDHTASQIPHARPETPRNVTHTHDEDCSDEDSDSQKQANLEARKISTREAN from the exons GATATTCGTCAACAGAAGTCTTCATTTGGAAAACATCAAATTCTATGGATTCGATATGGACTACACCTTGGCGG AGTACAAGTCTCCGCAATATGAACAGCTGGGCTTTAATCTTCTCAAGGATCGTTTGGTTTCCTTGGGCTACccggaagaaataaaagagttTGAATATGACCCTAGTTTTCCTGTTCGAGGGCTGTGGTTCGACACTCTCTACGGTAACTTGCTGAAGGTTGACGCGTATGGAAACATTCTTGTCTGTGTACatggatttgaatttttaaaaca CTCGCAAGTTTACGAACTTTACCCAAACAAGTTCTTGCAACTCGACGAATCTAGAGTCTACGTATTGAATACTTTGTTCAATCTCCCTGAGACTTATCTACTGGCGTGTCTGATAGACTTTTTTACAAACTCCCCTCAATACACCCGAGAGAAAACTGGAGTCAAGGGTGGCGAACTGACGATGAGTTTCAAGAGTATTTTTCAAGATGTTAGAAACGCTGTTGACTGGATTCATCTGCAGGGGGACCTGAAGAGCAAAACTATCGAGAATTTGGATGAGTACGTCAAGAAAGATGAAAGACTGCCTATGTTTTTGACAAGGATTAAGGAAAGCGGAGCCAAAGTCTTCCTTCTCACAAACAGCGACTACGTTTTCACAGACAAAATAATGACTTACTTATTTGATTTTCCTCATAGCTCACGT ACCGAGGAATCCCATAGAAACTGGAAAACCTATTTCGACACTATCGTAGTTGATGCCAGAAAGCCATTGTTCTTCGGGGAAGGAACGATCCTACGACAAGTCGATACAAGGACCGGTGCTCTGAAATTAGGAACTCACAAAGGACCTTTACACTTAG GTGAAGTATATTCCGGTGGTTCGTGCGACGTTTTCACAGAGCTGATAGGGGCGAAAGGCAAGGATGTTCTTTATGTCGGAGATCACATTTTTGGAGACATTTTAAAAAGTAAGAAGATCAGGGGGTGGAGAACGTTCCTAATCGTTCCAGAACTGGTACAAGAGCTCCACGTCTGGACAGATAAGTGTCAGTTATTCGCAGAACTTCAAAGTCTGGATGTTATGCTCGGAGAGATGTACAA GAATTTGGACAGTAGTACCAAAGAAAAACCAGATATCTCCAAACTTCGGGCTTCGATAAGAGACGTAACACACAAAATGGACTTGGCCTATGGTATGATGGGTTCTCTTTTCCGCAGTGGCAGTAGACAGACCTTTTTCAGTAGCCAGGTCGTCAGGTATGCTGATCTCTATGCTGCAACTTTTCTCAATCTCATCTACTACCCGTTCTCATACATGTTCAGGGCGCCTGCTATGCTG ATGCCTCACGAAAGTACGGTCGCTCACGAGCAGCGGTTTGTGATGGAAACGCCGATGATCAGTCGATCGCGTACTTTTAAACTtaccgaagaagaagaggatcaAGCAAAACCGGTGAAC catGGCATTCTGGACATCGATCATACCGCGAGTCAAATACCCCATGCAAGACCGGAGACTCCGAGAAACGTTACCCACACTCATGACGAAGACTGTAGCGACGAAGATAGCGATTCGCAGAAGCAAGCCAATCTAGAGgctcgtaaaatttcaacgagggAGGCTAATTGA
- the LOC105688356 gene encoding cytosolic purine 5'-nucleotidase isoform X5, with amino-acid sequence MSREVFALKKMPTGLFSIGYDALQIATNNRIFVNRSLHLENIKFYGFDMDYTLAEYKSPQYEQLGFNLLKDRLVSLGYPEEIKEFEYDPSFPVRGLWFDTLYGNLLKVDAYGNILVCVHGFEFLKHSQVYELYPNKFLQLDESRVYVLNTLFNLPETYLLACLIDFFTNSPQYTREKTGVKGGELTMSFKSIFQDVRNAVDWIHLQGDLKSKTIENLDEYVKKDERLPMFLTRIKESGAKVFLLTNSDYVFTDKIMTYLFDFPHSSRTEESHRNWKTYFDTIVVDARKPLFFGEGTILRQVDTRTGALKLGTHKGPLHLGEVYSGGSCDVFTELIGAKGKDVLYVGDHIFGDILKSKKIRGWRTFLIVPELVQELHVWTDKCQLFAELQSLDVMLGEMYKNLDSSTKEKPDISKLRASIRDVTHKMDLAYGMMGSLFRSGSRQTFFSSQVVRYADLYAATFLNLIYYPFSYMFRAPAMLMPHESTVAHEQRFVMETPMISRSRTFKLTEEEEDQAKPVNHGILDIDHTASQIPHARPETPRNVTHTHDEDCSDEDSDSQKQANLEARKISTREAN; translated from the exons ATGAGTCGAGAAGTATttgctttaaaaaaaatgccgaCAGGCCTGTTTTCAATCGGGTATGATGCACTACAGATTGCTACGAACAATAG GATATTCGTCAACAGAAGTCTTCATTTGGAAAACATCAAATTCTATGGATTCGATATGGACTACACCTTGGCGG AGTACAAGTCTCCGCAATATGAACAGCTGGGCTTTAATCTTCTCAAGGATCGTTTGGTTTCCTTGGGCTACccggaagaaataaaagagttTGAATATGACCCTAGTTTTCCTGTTCGAGGGCTGTGGTTCGACACTCTCTACGGTAACTTGCTGAAGGTTGACGCGTATGGAAACATTCTTGTCTGTGTACatggatttgaatttttaaaaca CTCGCAAGTTTACGAACTTTACCCAAACAAGTTCTTGCAACTCGACGAATCTAGAGTCTACGTATTGAATACTTTGTTCAATCTCCCTGAGACTTATCTACTGGCGTGTCTGATAGACTTTTTTACAAACTCCCCTCAATACACCCGAGAGAAAACTGGAGTCAAGGGTGGCGAACTGACGATGAGTTTCAAGAGTATTTTTCAAGATGTTAGAAACGCTGTTGACTGGATTCATCTGCAGGGGGACCTGAAGAGCAAAACTATCGAGAATTTGGATGAGTACGTCAAGAAAGATGAAAGACTGCCTATGTTTTTGACAAGGATTAAGGAAAGCGGAGCCAAAGTCTTCCTTCTCACAAACAGCGACTACGTTTTCACAGACAAAATAATGACTTACTTATTTGATTTTCCTCATAGCTCACGT ACCGAGGAATCCCATAGAAACTGGAAAACCTATTTCGACACTATCGTAGTTGATGCCAGAAAGCCATTGTTCTTCGGGGAAGGAACGATCCTACGACAAGTCGATACAAGGACCGGTGCTCTGAAATTAGGAACTCACAAAGGACCTTTACACTTAG GTGAAGTATATTCCGGTGGTTCGTGCGACGTTTTCACAGAGCTGATAGGGGCGAAAGGCAAGGATGTTCTTTATGTCGGAGATCACATTTTTGGAGACATTTTAAAAAGTAAGAAGATCAGGGGGTGGAGAACGTTCCTAATCGTTCCAGAACTGGTACAAGAGCTCCACGTCTGGACAGATAAGTGTCAGTTATTCGCAGAACTTCAAAGTCTGGATGTTATGCTCGGAGAGATGTACAA GAATTTGGACAGTAGTACCAAAGAAAAACCAGATATCTCCAAACTTCGGGCTTCGATAAGAGACGTAACACACAAAATGGACTTGGCCTATGGTATGATGGGTTCTCTTTTCCGCAGTGGCAGTAGACAGACCTTTTTCAGTAGCCAGGTCGTCAGGTATGCTGATCTCTATGCTGCAACTTTTCTCAATCTCATCTACTACCCGTTCTCATACATGTTCAGGGCGCCTGCTATGCTG ATGCCTCACGAAAGTACGGTCGCTCACGAGCAGCGGTTTGTGATGGAAACGCCGATGATCAGTCGATCGCGTACTTTTAAACTtaccgaagaagaagaggatcaAGCAAAACCGGTGAAC catGGCATTCTGGACATCGATCATACCGCGAGTCAAATACCCCATGCAAGACCGGAGACTCCGAGAAACGTTACCCACACTCATGACGAAGACTGTAGCGACGAAGATAGCGATTCGCAGAAGCAAGCCAATCTAGAGgctcgtaaaatttcaacgagggAGGCTAATTGA
- the LOC105688356 gene encoding cytosolic purine 5'-nucleotidase isoform X6, whose translation MRLKDMCEGALPAAQFANSRLNVPNEIFVNRSLHLENIKFYGFDMDYTLAEYKSPQYEQLGFNLLKDRLVSLGYPEEIKEFEYDPSFPVRGLWFDTLYGNLLKVDAYGNILVCVHGFEFLKHSQVYELYPNKFLQLDESRVYVLNTLFNLPETYLLACLIDFFTNSPQYTREKTGVKGGELTMSFKSIFQDVRNAVDWIHLQGDLKSKTIENLDEYVKKDERLPMFLTRIKESGAKVFLLTNSDYVFTDKIMTYLFDFPHSSRTEESHRNWKTYFDTIVVDARKPLFFGEGTILRQVDTRTGALKLGTHKGPLHLGEVYSGGSCDVFTELIGAKGKDVLYVGDHIFGDILKSKKIRGWRTFLIVPELVQELHVWTDKCQLFAELQSLDVMLGEMYKNLDSSTKEKPDISKLRASIRDVTHKMDLAYGMMGSLFRSGSRQTFFSSQVVRYADLYAATFLNLIYYPFSYMFRAPAMLMPHESTVAHEQRFVMETPMISRSRTFKLTEEEEDQAKPVNHGILDIDHTASQIPHARPETPRNVTHTHDEDCSDEDSDSQKQANLEARKISTREAN comes from the exons ATGCGTTTGAAAGACATGTGTGAAGGTGCTTTACCCGCTGCACAATTTGCCAATTCTAGGCTGAACGTACCGAATGA GATATTCGTCAACAGAAGTCTTCATTTGGAAAACATCAAATTCTATGGATTCGATATGGACTACACCTTGGCGG AGTACAAGTCTCCGCAATATGAACAGCTGGGCTTTAATCTTCTCAAGGATCGTTTGGTTTCCTTGGGCTACccggaagaaataaaagagttTGAATATGACCCTAGTTTTCCTGTTCGAGGGCTGTGGTTCGACACTCTCTACGGTAACTTGCTGAAGGTTGACGCGTATGGAAACATTCTTGTCTGTGTACatggatttgaatttttaaaaca CTCGCAAGTTTACGAACTTTACCCAAACAAGTTCTTGCAACTCGACGAATCTAGAGTCTACGTATTGAATACTTTGTTCAATCTCCCTGAGACTTATCTACTGGCGTGTCTGATAGACTTTTTTACAAACTCCCCTCAATACACCCGAGAGAAAACTGGAGTCAAGGGTGGCGAACTGACGATGAGTTTCAAGAGTATTTTTCAAGATGTTAGAAACGCTGTTGACTGGATTCATCTGCAGGGGGACCTGAAGAGCAAAACTATCGAGAATTTGGATGAGTACGTCAAGAAAGATGAAAGACTGCCTATGTTTTTGACAAGGATTAAGGAAAGCGGAGCCAAAGTCTTCCTTCTCACAAACAGCGACTACGTTTTCACAGACAAAATAATGACTTACTTATTTGATTTTCCTCATAGCTCACGT ACCGAGGAATCCCATAGAAACTGGAAAACCTATTTCGACACTATCGTAGTTGATGCCAGAAAGCCATTGTTCTTCGGGGAAGGAACGATCCTACGACAAGTCGATACAAGGACCGGTGCTCTGAAATTAGGAACTCACAAAGGACCTTTACACTTAG GTGAAGTATATTCCGGTGGTTCGTGCGACGTTTTCACAGAGCTGATAGGGGCGAAAGGCAAGGATGTTCTTTATGTCGGAGATCACATTTTTGGAGACATTTTAAAAAGTAAGAAGATCAGGGGGTGGAGAACGTTCCTAATCGTTCCAGAACTGGTACAAGAGCTCCACGTCTGGACAGATAAGTGTCAGTTATTCGCAGAACTTCAAAGTCTGGATGTTATGCTCGGAGAGATGTACAA GAATTTGGACAGTAGTACCAAAGAAAAACCAGATATCTCCAAACTTCGGGCTTCGATAAGAGACGTAACACACAAAATGGACTTGGCCTATGGTATGATGGGTTCTCTTTTCCGCAGTGGCAGTAGACAGACCTTTTTCAGTAGCCAGGTCGTCAGGTATGCTGATCTCTATGCTGCAACTTTTCTCAATCTCATCTACTACCCGTTCTCATACATGTTCAGGGCGCCTGCTATGCTG ATGCCTCACGAAAGTACGGTCGCTCACGAGCAGCGGTTTGTGATGGAAACGCCGATGATCAGTCGATCGCGTACTTTTAAACTtaccgaagaagaagaggatcaAGCAAAACCGGTGAAC catGGCATTCTGGACATCGATCATACCGCGAGTCAAATACCCCATGCAAGACCGGAGACTCCGAGAAACGTTACCCACACTCATGACGAAGACTGTAGCGACGAAGATAGCGATTCGCAGAAGCAAGCCAATCTAGAGgctcgtaaaatttcaacgagggAGGCTAATTGA
- the LOC105688356 gene encoding cytosolic purine 5'-nucleotidase isoform X3, whose product MMHYRLLRTIVRNVANPRNDGLNVHPCNPKNSESLASVTRQQAINRIFVNRSLHLENIKFYGFDMDYTLAEYKSPQYEQLGFNLLKDRLVSLGYPEEIKEFEYDPSFPVRGLWFDTLYGNLLKVDAYGNILVCVHGFEFLKHSQVYELYPNKFLQLDESRVYVLNTLFNLPETYLLACLIDFFTNSPQYTREKTGVKGGELTMSFKSIFQDVRNAVDWIHLQGDLKSKTIENLDEYVKKDERLPMFLTRIKESGAKVFLLTNSDYVFTDKIMTYLFDFPHSSRTEESHRNWKTYFDTIVVDARKPLFFGEGTILRQVDTRTGALKLGTHKGPLHLGEVYSGGSCDVFTELIGAKGKDVLYVGDHIFGDILKSKKIRGWRTFLIVPELVQELHVWTDKCQLFAELQSLDVMLGEMYKNLDSSTKEKPDISKLRASIRDVTHKMDLAYGMMGSLFRSGSRQTFFSSQVVRYADLYAATFLNLIYYPFSYMFRAPAMLMPHESTVAHEQRFVMETPMISRSRTFKLTEEEEDQAKPVNHGILDIDHTASQIPHARPETPRNVTHTHDEDCSDEDSDSQKQANLEARKISTREAN is encoded by the exons ATGATGCACTACAGATTGCTACGAACAATAG TTCGCAATGTGGCAAATCCGAGAAATGATGGTTTAAACGTACATCCCTGTAATCCAAAAAACTCTGAATCCTTAGCCTCCGTAACAAGGCAGCAGGCCATTAATAG GATATTCGTCAACAGAAGTCTTCATTTGGAAAACATCAAATTCTATGGATTCGATATGGACTACACCTTGGCGG AGTACAAGTCTCCGCAATATGAACAGCTGGGCTTTAATCTTCTCAAGGATCGTTTGGTTTCCTTGGGCTACccggaagaaataaaagagttTGAATATGACCCTAGTTTTCCTGTTCGAGGGCTGTGGTTCGACACTCTCTACGGTAACTTGCTGAAGGTTGACGCGTATGGAAACATTCTTGTCTGTGTACatggatttgaatttttaaaaca CTCGCAAGTTTACGAACTTTACCCAAACAAGTTCTTGCAACTCGACGAATCTAGAGTCTACGTATTGAATACTTTGTTCAATCTCCCTGAGACTTATCTACTGGCGTGTCTGATAGACTTTTTTACAAACTCCCCTCAATACACCCGAGAGAAAACTGGAGTCAAGGGTGGCGAACTGACGATGAGTTTCAAGAGTATTTTTCAAGATGTTAGAAACGCTGTTGACTGGATTCATCTGCAGGGGGACCTGAAGAGCAAAACTATCGAGAATTTGGATGAGTACGTCAAGAAAGATGAAAGACTGCCTATGTTTTTGACAAGGATTAAGGAAAGCGGAGCCAAAGTCTTCCTTCTCACAAACAGCGACTACGTTTTCACAGACAAAATAATGACTTACTTATTTGATTTTCCTCATAGCTCACGT ACCGAGGAATCCCATAGAAACTGGAAAACCTATTTCGACACTATCGTAGTTGATGCCAGAAAGCCATTGTTCTTCGGGGAAGGAACGATCCTACGACAAGTCGATACAAGGACCGGTGCTCTGAAATTAGGAACTCACAAAGGACCTTTACACTTAG GTGAAGTATATTCCGGTGGTTCGTGCGACGTTTTCACAGAGCTGATAGGGGCGAAAGGCAAGGATGTTCTTTATGTCGGAGATCACATTTTTGGAGACATTTTAAAAAGTAAGAAGATCAGGGGGTGGAGAACGTTCCTAATCGTTCCAGAACTGGTACAAGAGCTCCACGTCTGGACAGATAAGTGTCAGTTATTCGCAGAACTTCAAAGTCTGGATGTTATGCTCGGAGAGATGTACAA GAATTTGGACAGTAGTACCAAAGAAAAACCAGATATCTCCAAACTTCGGGCTTCGATAAGAGACGTAACACACAAAATGGACTTGGCCTATGGTATGATGGGTTCTCTTTTCCGCAGTGGCAGTAGACAGACCTTTTTCAGTAGCCAGGTCGTCAGGTATGCTGATCTCTATGCTGCAACTTTTCTCAATCTCATCTACTACCCGTTCTCATACATGTTCAGGGCGCCTGCTATGCTG ATGCCTCACGAAAGTACGGTCGCTCACGAGCAGCGGTTTGTGATGGAAACGCCGATGATCAGTCGATCGCGTACTTTTAAACTtaccgaagaagaagaggatcaAGCAAAACCGGTGAAC catGGCATTCTGGACATCGATCATACCGCGAGTCAAATACCCCATGCAAGACCGGAGACTCCGAGAAACGTTACCCACACTCATGACGAAGACTGTAGCGACGAAGATAGCGATTCGCAGAAGCAAGCCAATCTAGAGgctcgtaaaatttcaacgagggAGGCTAATTGA